The Peribacillus sp. FSL E2-0218 genome contains a region encoding:
- the icd gene encoding NADP-dependent isocitrate dehydrogenase, whose product MDHLTFEFESEVRDMTQSQKITVTNGALNVPNNPIVPYIEGDGIGPDIWAAASRVLDAAVEKAYNGEKKIEWKEVLAGQKAFDQTGEWLPQETLDVINEYLIAIKGPLTTPIGGGIRSLNVALRQVLDLFVCLRPVRYFEGVPSPVKRPEDTDMVIFRENTEDIYAGIEYAKGSDEAKKLIDFLQTEFGVTNIRFPETSGIGIKPISEEGTKRLVRSALNYAIKEGRKSLTLVHKGNIMKFTEGAFKTWGYEVAEQEFADKVFTWNQYDKIKDAEGTEAANQAQSAAEAEGKIIVKDSIADIFLQQILTRPKEFDVVATMNLNGDYISDALAAQVGGIGIAPGANINYETGHAIFEATHGTAPKYAGLDKVNPSSVLLSGVLLLEHLGWNEAANSITKSVEQTIASKVVTYDFARLMEGATEVKCSEFADELIKNLK is encoded by the coding sequence GTGGACCATCTAACCTTTGAATTTGAATCGGAGGTAAGAGACATGACACAAAGCCAAAAAATCACAGTTACTAACGGTGCTCTTAACGTGCCAAACAACCCAATCGTTCCTTATATCGAGGGAGACGGAATCGGTCCTGATATCTGGGCAGCAGCTTCTCGCGTTTTGGACGCAGCAGTTGAAAAAGCCTACAATGGCGAAAAGAAAATCGAATGGAAAGAAGTTTTAGCTGGACAAAAAGCATTTGACCAAACAGGCGAATGGCTTCCGCAAGAAACTTTAGATGTCATTAACGAATATCTGATCGCGATTAAAGGACCTCTTACAACTCCAATCGGTGGCGGTATCCGTTCATTGAACGTTGCATTGCGTCAAGTATTGGACTTATTCGTATGTCTTCGCCCAGTACGTTACTTTGAAGGTGTACCTTCTCCAGTAAAACGTCCGGAAGACACTGATATGGTCATCTTCCGTGAAAACACTGAAGATATCTATGCAGGCATCGAGTATGCAAAAGGTTCTGATGAAGCGAAGAAATTAATCGATTTCCTACAAACTGAATTCGGTGTGACAAACATCCGTTTCCCAGAAACTTCTGGTATCGGGATCAAACCGATTTCCGAAGAAGGAACAAAACGTCTTGTTCGCTCTGCGCTTAACTATGCGATCAAAGAAGGCCGTAAATCATTAACGCTTGTTCATAAAGGCAACATCATGAAATTCACGGAAGGCGCATTCAAAACTTGGGGCTATGAAGTTGCTGAACAAGAATTCGCCGACAAAGTGTTCACATGGAACCAATATGACAAAATTAAAGACGCAGAAGGCACTGAAGCTGCTAACCAAGCACAATCTGCTGCTGAAGCTGAAGGCAAAATCATCGTTAAGGATTCCATTGCTGATATCTTCTTACAACAAATCCTGACTCGTCCTAAAGAGTTTGATGTTGTTGCAACAATGAACTTGAACGGAGATTACATCTCAGATGCATTGGCTGCACAAGTTGGCGGAATCGGTATCGCTCCAGGAGCAAACATCAACTACGAAACTGGACATGCCATCTTCGAAGCAACTCACGGAACGGCTCCGAAATATGCTGGCCTTGATAAAGTTAACCCATCTTCCGTTCTTCTTTCAGGCGTTCTTTTACTTGAACACCTTGGCTGGAACGAAGCTGCTAACAGCATCACGAAATCAGTTGAACAAACGATCGCTTCTAAAGTTGTTACATATGACTTTGCCCGCCTAATGGAAGGTGCAACAGAAGTTAAATGTTCCGAGTTCGCTGACGAGCTTATCAAAAACCTTAAATAA